From one Bacteroides eggerthii genomic stretch:
- the thiS gene encoding sulfur carrier protein ThiS: MKVLINNKEVETEASTLSQLTNELSLPAQGIAVAVNNRMVPRMEWTNYALSEGISIVIIKAACGG; the protein is encoded by the coding sequence ATGAAAGTATTAATCAACAACAAAGAAGTGGAAACCGAAGCCTCTACCCTTTCACAGCTGACCAATGAGCTTTCCTTACCGGCGCAAGGCATTGCCGTTGCCGTCAATAACCGTATGGTTCCACGCATGGAATGGACGAATTACGCACTATCCGAAGGCATATCTATCGTAATAATAAAGGCAGCCTGCGGCGGATAA
- a CDS encoding DUF3575 domain-containing protein yields the protein MNKKNISCLIIGFILCSSLNAQPMQTDESVSSPQTSSRYVAVKTNLAAWAGTIMNLAADVQVSEHFSVELPVLWCPWYVGSKHAVKTFTIQPEARYWLSKPGEGHFLGVHAHVGRYSVKWNRDRYQDIGRPLLGAGISYGYLLPFDEHWAGEFTLGAGYANMRYGTYYNMDNGARINTRTKNYWGITRVGLSVVYRFNLKK from the coding sequence ATGAATAAAAAAAACATTAGCTGCCTGATAATAGGCTTTATTCTTTGTTCCTCACTGAATGCGCAACCGATGCAAACGGACGAATCGGTATCCTCTCCGCAAACTTCATCCCGCTATGTGGCCGTCAAAACCAACCTTGCGGCATGGGCGGGTACGATAATGAACCTTGCCGCCGATGTGCAGGTGAGCGAACATTTCTCCGTAGAATTGCCTGTACTCTGGTGCCCGTGGTATGTGGGCAGCAAACACGCCGTAAAGACGTTTACCATCCAGCCCGAAGCCCGTTACTGGCTATCGAAGCCCGGAGAGGGGCATTTCCTCGGCGTTCATGCACACGTGGGCCGGTATAGCGTGAAGTGGAACCGCGACCGCTATCAGGACATCGGCCGTCCGCTTCTCGGCGCAGGTATCAGTTACGGTTACCTGCTGCCCTTTGATGAGCATTGGGCGGGCGAGTTCACCCTCGGTGCAGGCTATGCCAACATGCGCTACGGCACCTATTATAATATGGATAACGGCGCACGCATCAACACCCGGACGAAGAACTATTGGGGAATCACCCGCGTGGGGCTTTCCGTGGTCTATCGTTTTAACCTTAAAAAATAA
- a CDS encoding AraC family transcriptional regulator produces the protein MNLIIPGWESVLQMLIPMCTVICIAGAILLLLHAEGSRSKRLLAYVMLAWGIAYAIRIFGLLFGFMGTMESSVLAPFVLIAGNLYAIITLFYPLEVVRPGWLTPKRCLLVMSPYLVIVAFYFAVMYLLGETPVRLAHWDTLPINMGQFNVWYRLVIVFSVFAYIAYLILIVYRHEVSYRQWCDANYASTEDMEISWLRFYGLGTMFIMFAFCWILLDGNTYCYVAHNIIVQLFFGFIFYKGFFHENPYPENFFRHTMNEEEARENEEVEKLPPPPVVDDAEQQEKSMNETVFLVKLPEYTTKVQQWMEETKPYLRKDFKLMDVAGVLPLNRTYLSQIFNEGWGESFSDVVRSYRIHYAEELLRNHPGLTVNQVALKSGFTSPSALHRTFAQYHDGITPKQYREKENSG, from the coding sequence ATGAACCTGATTATTCCCGGATGGGAATCCGTTTTGCAGATGTTAATACCGATGTGTACCGTTATCTGCATAGCGGGAGCGATTTTACTTCTTCTTCATGCAGAAGGCAGTCGCTCCAAGCGTTTGCTGGCGTATGTCATGCTGGCTTGGGGAATAGCTTATGCAATCCGTATCTTTGGCCTTTTGTTCGGCTTTATGGGAACGATGGAGAGCAGCGTACTTGCCCCTTTTGTCCTGATAGCCGGTAATCTTTATGCTATCATCACCCTTTTCTATCCTCTTGAAGTTGTCCGCCCCGGCTGGCTCACCCCGAAACGCTGTTTGCTGGTCATGTCCCCTTATCTGGTGATTGTAGCTTTCTATTTTGCGGTTATGTATCTGCTGGGCGAAACTCCTGTCCGTCTGGCTCATTGGGATACTCTTCCTATTAATATGGGGCAATTCAATGTCTGGTACAGATTGGTTATCGTTTTTTCCGTATTTGCCTATATTGCTTATCTGATTCTGATTGTCTATCGCCACGAGGTTTCATACCGGCAATGGTGTGATGCAAACTATGCTTCGACCGAAGACATGGAAATATCCTGGTTGCGGTTTTACGGTTTGGGGACGATGTTCATCATGTTTGCTTTCTGCTGGATATTGCTGGATGGCAATACCTATTGCTACGTAGCACATAATATCATAGTCCAGTTGTTTTTCGGTTTCATCTTTTACAAAGGCTTTTTCCATGAAAACCCGTATCCGGAGAACTTCTTCCGCCATACCATGAATGAAGAAGAAGCCCGGGAAAATGAGGAAGTGGAAAAATTGCCGCCTCCTCCGGTCGTGGACGATGCGGAACAACAGGAAAAGAGTATGAATGAAACGGTATTCCTTGTAAAACTGCCCGAATACACAACAAAAGTACAGCAATGGATGGAAGAAACAAAACCTTATTTGCGTAAGGATTTCAAATTGATGGATGTGGCAGGGGTGCTTCCGTTGAACCGGACTTATCTTTCACAGATATTCAATGAAGGCTGGGGAGAAAGTTTCAGCGATGTGGTACGCAGCTACCGCATCCATTACGCCGAAGAGCTGTTGCGGAATCATCCGGGGCTCACAGTCAACCAAGTTGCCCTGAAATCCGGCTTCACTTCACCTTCGGCATTGCACCGGACTTTTGCGCAATATCACGATGGGATTACACCTAAACAATACCGCGAAAAAGAGAATTCAGGATAA
- a CDS encoding thiamine phosphate synthase, with protein sequence MKLIVITQPEFFEDEAAAITSLFDAGLEILHLRKPGASYEDMDKLLRRLPAEYMERIVTHDHFGLASERNLKGVHLNGRNPAAPAGFTGHVSRSCHSLEEVAEYKAACNYVFLSPIYNSISKEGYAAAYAFDDLQKAHQAGIIDSGVMALGGVTAEHLPEINSLGFGGVGLLGDIWQRTGTDFINHFRELLRSASVF encoded by the coding sequence ATGAAACTGATAGTGATTACCCAACCTGAATTCTTTGAAGATGAAGCCGCTGCGATCACTTCCCTGTTCGATGCCGGACTTGAGATCCTTCATCTTCGCAAACCCGGTGCGTCTTACGAAGATATGGACAAGCTCTTGCGCCGCCTTCCGGCGGAATACATGGAGCGCATCGTTACCCACGACCATTTCGGGCTTGCATCCGAACGGAACTTGAAAGGTGTTCATCTGAACGGACGCAACCCGGCAGCACCTGCTGGCTTTACAGGGCACGTCAGCCGTTCCTGCCATTCGCTGGAGGAAGTGGCGGAATATAAAGCGGCATGCAACTATGTTTTCCTCAGTCCCATATACAACAGCATTTCAAAAGAGGGATATGCTGCTGCCTACGCTTTTGATGATTTGCAGAAGGCACATCAGGCGGGCATCATCGACTCCGGCGTAATGGCGTTGGGCGGTGTCACTGCTGAGCACTTACCCGAAATCAATTCATTAGGTTTCGGCGGTGTGGGACTGTTAGGCGATATATGGCAGCGGACGGGAACGGATTTCATCAATCATTTCAGGGAGCTGCTCCGTTCGGCTTCTGTCTTTTAA
- a CDS encoding thiamine phosphate synthase — protein MKTVQFITHYTEKYSYLDSARMALKGGCRWIQLRMKDAGKEEIVSVAMELRNLCNDCGAIFIIDDHVELVREIGADGVHLGKNDMSVAEARRILGDEYIIGGTANTYEDVKKHWLDGVNYIGCGPFRYTTTKQKLSPILGLEGYKEIIRKMQEEKICHLPVVAIGGITFADIPAIMQTGVTGIALSGTVLRADNPVEEMRKILAVINQTDNY, from the coding sequence ATGAAAACAGTTCAGTTCATTACACATTACACTGAAAAGTACTCCTATCTCGACTCTGCCCGTATGGCATTGAAAGGGGGATGCCGGTGGATACAGCTGCGTATGAAAGATGCCGGCAAAGAGGAAATAGTGTCCGTAGCTATGGAGCTGCGGAATTTATGCAATGATTGCGGCGCCATATTCATCATTGACGACCATGTGGAGCTGGTCAGGGAAATCGGGGCGGATGGCGTGCACCTTGGTAAAAATGACATGTCCGTTGCCGAAGCGCGTCGCATACTTGGAGACGAATATATCATAGGCGGCACTGCCAATACGTACGAAGATGTGAAAAAGCATTGGCTCGACGGAGTGAATTACATCGGTTGCGGACCGTTCAGATACACTACAACCAAACAGAAACTCAGTCCTATATTGGGGTTGGAAGGATATAAGGAGATTATCCGGAAAATGCAGGAAGAAAAGATCTGTCATCTTCCTGTCGTAGCCATCGGCGGGATTACCTTTGCCGATATTCCTGCGATCATGCAGACAGGCGTTACGGGCATTGCTCTTTCAGGGACTGTGTTGCGTGCAGACAATCCGGTAGAGGAAATGCGAAAAATACTTGCCGTAATCAACCAAACAGACAATTATTGA
- a CDS encoding DUF4248 domain-containing protein, with protein MAKSISSFSELAQMYFPGCTTPKNAVRCLQRSIKRCTKLATLLAETGYLPYNHRWISPKQQALIFENLGDPYPD; from the coding sequence ATGGCAAAATCTATTTCTTCCTTTTCGGAGTTGGCACAAATGTATTTTCCCGGTTGCACTACTCCTAAAAATGCGGTGAGATGTCTGCAACGCAGCATTAAGAGATGTACAAAATTGGCAACATTATTGGCGGAAACGGGCTATCTTCCCTATAATCACCGCTGGATTTCGCCCAAGCAACAAGCGCTGATATTTGAAAATTTAGGCGATCCATACCCTGATTAA
- a CDS encoding HesA/MoeB/ThiF family protein, with protein sequence MTRYSRQTALPEIGEDGQEKLHKAKVLIVGVGGLGSLIALYLAGAGVGTIGLVDDDTVSISNLQRQILYAENETGLSKVHCAAKRLQALNSEVNILAHPFRLSSENARRLIAEYDIIVDGCDNFSTRYLISDSCSALNKPYVYGAIQGFEGQVSVFCHGGQPKTYRDLYPDEAATLQMPAPDKSVIGVTPAIVGSVEASEVLKLICGYGDVLAGKLWTVDLRSMQSFILLI encoded by the coding sequence ATGACCCGATACAGCAGACAAACCGCCCTTCCCGAAATAGGAGAAGACGGACAAGAGAAACTGCATAAGGCAAAAGTGTTGATAGTAGGTGTAGGAGGGCTTGGCTCCCTTATCGCCCTCTATCTTGCGGGTGCAGGAGTAGGCACAATAGGCTTGGTGGATGACGATACGGTGAGTATCAGCAATCTGCAACGCCAGATATTGTACGCGGAGAACGAAACCGGCCTGTCCAAAGTGCACTGTGCCGCCAAGAGGTTGCAGGCTCTGAACAGTGAGGTGAACATCCTTGCCCACCCCTTTCGTCTCAGTTCGGAGAATGCCCGCCGGCTGATTGCAGAATATGATATTATTGTTGACGGATGCGATAATTTCTCCACCCGCTATCTGATTAGCGACAGTTGCAGTGCACTGAACAAACCTTATGTTTACGGTGCTATTCAAGGATTTGAGGGGCAAGTTTCCGTATTCTGTCATGGCGGGCAACCTAAGACATACAGGGACTTGTATCCCGACGAAGCCGCAACATTACAAATGCCTGCTCCCGATAAATCTGTGATAGGCGTTACTCCAGCCATTGTGGGCAGTGTGGAAGCGAGTGAGGTTCTGAAACTTATTTGCGGTTACGGCGATGTATTGGCCGGAAAATTATGGACTGTCGATCTTAGGAGCATGCAGTCGTTCATTCTTTTAATATAA
- the thiD gene encoding bifunctional hydroxymethylpyrimidine kinase/phosphomethylpyrimidine kinase: MLSTPVILTVAGSDCSGGAGIQADIKTISALKGYAASVITAVTAQNTVGVQAVYPIPPDIVRMQTESVMDDLQPAAVKIGMVHNAAIVRAIAECLQRFRPRFVVCDPVMVSTSGRQLMTEDTIHTIQEELFPLCSLITPNLSEASLLLARTVTDVEDMKQAARELADRYHCAVLVKGGHLSGTTMCDVLYGDNGFSLFEQQKIESCNLHGTGCTLSSAIATLAACNNGLEDAVRQAKAYISKAILHGKDLHIGHGNGPLCHFFPEEE; encoded by the coding sequence ATGTTGTCCACTCCAGTCATTCTCACCGTTGCCGGTTCCGATTGTTCCGGCGGCGCAGGCATACAGGCGGATATTAAGACGATTTCCGCATTGAAGGGGTATGCCGCCTCCGTCATTACCGCCGTTACCGCACAGAATACGGTAGGGGTTCAAGCCGTCTACCCCATTCCGCCGGATATTGTCCGCATGCAGACAGAATCTGTCATGGACGATTTGCAGCCTGCTGCCGTCAAAATAGGAATGGTGCACAATGCCGCTATCGTACGCGCCATTGCGGAATGTCTGCAAAGGTTCCGCCCCCGCTTTGTTGTCTGCGATCCGGTCATGGTGTCTACCAGCGGACGGCAACTGATGACGGAAGATACCATTCACACAATTCAGGAAGAGCTTTTCCCCCTCTGCTCCCTGATAACTCCCAATTTGAGTGAAGCATCATTGCTGCTTGCACGCACTGTCACAGATGTGGAGGATATGAAACAAGCGGCTCGCGAACTGGCAGACCGCTATCATTGTGCCGTATTGGTAAAAGGCGGCCACTTGTCCGGAACCACAATGTGCGATGTGTTGTATGGCGACAACGGATTCAGCCTGTTCGAACAACAAAAGATAGAGAGTTGCAATCTTCATGGTACGGGCTGCACGCTGTCTTCCGCCATTGCCACCCTCGCTGCCTGCAACAACGGGCTTGAGGATGCCGTCCGTCAGGCAAAAGCCTATATAAGCAAAGCTATTCTTCATGGCAAGGACCTGCACATAGGGCATGGAAACGGGCCTTTATGCCATTTCTTCCCGGAGGAAGAATGA
- a CDS encoding tetratricopeptide repeat protein: protein MINKHTLLYIYCFFLCVALTGCHKSSQPIDRSDIREWLSQDADSCLWYYTGHYTTLLKEKRYREMEQLYASVLRAMPEHPKGGKNMNYLMGWVLTYYYNALMYQDKADGSEFLTDSLLNSRHPYYTQVLRPELLAHSCKFYLAQNRMKQVDSIGHLFLSLPPTDDPRRDARTWHVMAYSLEFCSIDTKAPMQLMEHAVASCRKAEGKVGNEGEIYGYMGYLYWKNGEPEKAITAIQEAIDWYTARPGTPGDGLIECYNDLSQVYATLELFDKAIEANTLAVEASKKLDNWTLEEVYRLRAACFSNAGEKDSALFYIQEAIKATPKSAEKYFNLLLRINRLDYYYAAYPDSIAGQLDECCRLLKDTAHIDPFAQNYLYAYHGKALLRTPGHEQEGVEQLERSFRNFQTSHFPEGIISVGDELIRAYIRTGMPDRISSIYSLYTETSDSLRHRARANAAIGANVRYETGRKEQENLVLAAEVSLKQRTLIFTRLLVGLLFVILLVGGMYMRQRQRFLRQVSNARLSQISGLLQTQQELKEKNESLQGMQEELRQSNEALFEAKQELSRHNASLTQKKAVSNLRMKISTEIFNSDKEAEFRRSFTAFYPDYIPALHRLSPDITRTDELIAMLIILELSSDEIALTLGISKIGVNKARSRMRKRLGLAGDTKLEDFLKGIWD, encoded by the coding sequence ATGATAAACAAGCACACCTTATTATATATATATTGTTTCTTTCTCTGTGTGGCATTAACCGGATGTCACAAGTCGTCCCAACCAATTGACCGGAGTGATATTCGTGAATGGCTTTCACAGGATGCAGACTCGTGCTTATGGTACTATACCGGCCATTATACCACTTTGCTTAAAGAAAAGAGATACCGGGAAATGGAGCAACTGTATGCCTCCGTTTTGCGTGCTATGCCGGAACATCCCAAAGGGGGCAAAAACATGAACTACCTGATGGGCTGGGTGCTGACCTATTATTATAATGCCCTGATGTATCAGGACAAAGCGGACGGCAGCGAATTTCTGACCGACAGCCTGCTGAACAGCCGCCACCCTTACTATACCCAAGTGCTTCGCCCGGAACTGCTTGCCCACTCCTGCAAGTTCTATCTGGCTCAGAACCGGATGAAGCAGGTAGACAGCATCGGACATCTCTTTCTTTCCCTTCCCCCTACGGACGATCCACGAAGAGATGCCCGGACGTGGCATGTTATGGCATATTCTCTGGAGTTTTGCAGTATTGACACTAAAGCTCCCATGCAGCTGATGGAACATGCGGTAGCGTCGTGCCGGAAAGCGGAAGGCAAAGTAGGCAATGAAGGTGAAATATACGGCTACATGGGTTACCTCTACTGGAAAAACGGAGAACCGGAGAAGGCGATAACCGCCATTCAGGAAGCGATAGACTGGTACACAGCCCGTCCGGGGACTCCGGGGGACGGATTGATAGAATGTTACAATGACCTTAGTCAGGTATATGCCACCCTTGAACTCTTTGACAAAGCCATAGAAGCCAATACCCTTGCAGTGGAAGCATCCAAGAAGCTGGATAACTGGACGCTGGAAGAGGTGTACCGTTTGCGTGCGGCCTGCTTCAGTAATGCCGGAGAGAAGGATTCTGCGCTGTTCTATATACAGGAAGCCATCAAAGCCACTCCGAAAAGCGCGGAAAAATACTTCAATCTTTTATTACGCATCAACCGGTTGGATTATTATTATGCCGCCTACCCCGACTCCATAGCCGGACAACTGGATGAATGTTGCCGTCTGCTGAAAGATACCGCCCATATAGACCCGTTTGCCCAAAACTATTTGTATGCTTACCATGGCAAGGCATTGCTGCGAACGCCGGGGCACGAACAAGAAGGAGTGGAACAGTTGGAGCGGAGTTTTCGGAATTTTCAAACGTCCCATTTCCCGGAAGGAATCATTTCCGTCGGCGATGAATTGATACGCGCCTACATCCGGACAGGGATGCCGGACCGGATTTCATCTATATATTCCTTATATACCGAAACAAGCGACAGCCTGCGGCATCGGGCACGTGCCAATGCCGCTATCGGAGCCAATGTCCGTTACGAAACGGGACGCAAGGAACAGGAGAACCTTGTTCTTGCCGCCGAGGTGTCTTTGAAGCAACGGACACTGATTTTTACCCGGCTATTGGTCGGACTGCTGTTTGTCATCCTTCTCGTTGGGGGGATGTATATGCGTCAGCGCCAGCGTTTCCTTCGTCAGGTCAGTAACGCACGCCTCTCACAAATCAGCGGATTGCTCCAGACACAACAGGAACTGAAAGAGAAAAATGAATCCTTGCAGGGAATGCAGGAAGAACTGCGTCAAAGCAACGAGGCATTGTTCGAGGCAAAACAAGAGTTAAGCCGACATAATGCTTCATTGACACAAAAGAAAGCTGTCAGCAATCTTCGGATGAAAATCAGCACCGAAATTTTCAATTCCGACAAAGAAGCTGAGTTCCGCCGTAGCTTCACAGCCTTCTATCCCGATTATATTCCTGCACTGCACCGGTTAAGCCCGGATATTACCCGTACAGACGAGCTGATTGCCATGCTTATTATTCTGGAATTAAGCAGTGACGAGATTGCTCTCACGTTGGGTATTTCCAAAATTGGAGTGAACAAGGCCCGTAGCCGTATGCGTAAAAGACTGGGGTTAGCCGGTGACACTAAATTGGAGGACTTTCTGAAAGGGATATGGGATTAG
- the thiH gene encoding 2-iminoacetate synthase ThiH: protein MFSDELEKISWEETTVRINSKTDADVRRALSKEHCDVEDFMALISPAAVPYLETMARLSKKYTEERFGKTISMFVPLYITNSCTNSCVYCGFHISNPMPRTILTEEEIVNEYKAIKKLAPFENLLLVTGENPAKAGVPYIARALDLAKPYFSNLKIEVMPLKAEEYAELKTHGMNGVICFQETYHKANYNIYHPRGMKSKFEWRVNGFDRMGQAGVHSIGMGVLIGLEKEWRTDICMMAYHLRYLQKHYWKTKYSVNFPRMRPSENGGFQPNVIMSDRELAQVTFAMRIFDHDVDISYSTREPAFIRDHMATLGVTTMSAESKTEPGGYYSYPQTLEQFHVSDERKAVEVDRALKSLGREPVWKDWDASFDLKRV from the coding sequence ATGTTTTCAGACGAATTAGAAAAAATATCCTGGGAAGAAACGACCGTCCGCATCAATTCAAAGACAGATGCGGATGTGCGCCGCGCACTTTCCAAGGAGCATTGCGACGTAGAGGATTTTATGGCGCTCATTTCACCGGCCGCCGTTCCCTACTTGGAAACAATGGCGCGTTTGAGCAAGAAATATACGGAAGAGCGTTTCGGCAAAACGATTTCCATGTTTGTGCCATTATATATTACGAATTCCTGCACCAACTCCTGTGTGTACTGTGGTTTTCACATCAGCAATCCCATGCCCCGTACCATACTGACGGAGGAGGAAATTGTCAATGAGTACAAGGCTATCAAGAAGCTCGCGCCTTTTGAGAACCTGTTGCTGGTTACAGGTGAAAATCCCGCCAAGGCAGGCGTTCCGTACATTGCCCGCGCACTCGACTTGGCAAAGCCTTATTTCAGCAACCTGAAGATTGAAGTAATGCCCTTGAAAGCCGAAGAATATGCCGAACTGAAGACGCATGGCATGAACGGCGTCATCTGTTTTCAGGAGACCTACCACAAGGCGAACTATAACATATACCACCCGCGTGGCATGAAGTCCAAATTCGAATGGCGCGTAAACGGCTTTGACCGTATGGGGCAGGCAGGCGTACATTCCATCGGTATGGGAGTGCTCATCGGTTTGGAGAAAGAGTGGCGGACGGACATTTGCATGATGGCATACCATCTGCGCTACCTTCAGAAGCATTATTGGAAAACGAAGTATAGCGTCAATTTCCCGCGTATGCGCCCTTCGGAGAACGGCGGGTTTCAACCCAATGTGATTATGAGCGACCGCGAGCTGGCTCAGGTTACCTTTGCCATGCGAATATTCGACCATGATGTAGACATATCCTACTCCACTCGCGAACCGGCTTTCATACGCGACCACATGGCAACTTTGGGAGTTACCACCATGAGTGCGGAGAGCAAAACAGAACCGGGCGGATATTATAGCTATCCGCAAACTCTGGAGCAGTTCCACGTCAGCGACGAGCGCAAAGCCGTAGAAGTGGACAGGGCTTTGAAAAGTTTGGGACGGGAACCCGTATGGAAAGATTGGGATGCCAGCTTTGACCTGAAACGTGTCTGA
- a CDS encoding thiazole synthase, producing the protein MEKLVIAGREFNSRLFLGTGKFNSNEIMEQSILASGTEMVTVAMKRIELENKEDDMLKHIRHPHIQLLPNTSGVRNAEEAVFAAQMAREAFGTNWLKLEIHPDPRYLLPDSTETLKATEELVKLGFVVLPYCQADPTLCKRLEEAGAATVMPLGAPIGTNKGLQTRDFLRIIIEQATIPVVVDAGIGAPSHAAEAMEMGASACLVNTAIAVAGNPTAMAQAFKQAVEAGRMAYEAGLGLQADSFVAEASSPLTAFLNE; encoded by the coding sequence ATGGAAAAATTAGTTATTGCGGGACGTGAATTCAACTCCCGTCTGTTTTTGGGAACAGGAAAGTTTAATTCCAATGAAATAATGGAACAGTCCATTCTGGCATCCGGTACGGAAATGGTAACGGTGGCAATGAAACGCATTGAGCTGGAAAACAAGGAAGATGATATGCTGAAACATATCCGTCATCCCCACATTCAGCTCTTGCCCAACACTTCGGGCGTGCGTAATGCCGAGGAAGCGGTGTTTGCCGCACAAATGGCACGTGAAGCATTCGGAACCAACTGGCTGAAACTGGAAATTCATCCTGATCCGCGCTATCTTCTTCCCGACTCCACCGAGACCCTGAAAGCTACGGAAGAACTGGTGAAACTGGGGTTTGTAGTCCTTCCCTATTGCCAGGCGGACCCCACACTTTGCAAACGGCTGGAAGAAGCCGGCGCTGCTACCGTCATGCCGCTGGGTGCACCTATCGGTACGAATAAAGGATTGCAGACCAGAGACTTTCTGCGGATTATCATCGAACAGGCCACTATCCCCGTGGTGGTAGATGCCGGTATAGGTGCTCCCAGCCACGCTGCCGAAGCAATGGAAATGGGTGCTTCCGCCTGTCTGGTAAATACGGCCATTGCCGTAGCCGGAAACCCCACAGCTATGGCACAAGCCTTCAAACAAGCCGTAGAAGCCGGACGTATGGCCTATGAAGCCGGTTTGGGATTGCAGGCCGACAGCTTTGTAGCCGAAGCCAGTTCTCCCCTCACAGCCTTCCTTAATGAATAA
- the thiC gene encoding phosphomethylpyrimidine synthase ThiC — translation MKPRIKFPRSEKVYLPGTLYPELRVAMRKVEQVPSMTFVNGEKVISPNPDIYVYDTSGPFSDPDIEIDLKKGLPRLREPWILHRNDVEQLPEITSEYGRMRRDDKSLDHLRFEHISLPYRAKQGKCCTQMYYAKQGIITPEMEYVAIRENMNCAELGIDTHITPEFVRREIAEGRALLPANINHPEAEPMIIGRNFLVKINTNIGNSATTSSIDEEVEKALWSCKWGGDTLMDLSTGANIHETREWIIRNCPVPVGTVPIYQALEKVNGKVEELTWELYRDTLIEQCEQGVDYFTIHAGIRRHNVHLADKRLCGIVSRGGSIMSKWCLVHDRESFLYEHFDDICDILAQYDVAVSLGDGLRPGSTYDANDEAQFAELDTMGELVLRAWAKNVQAFIEGPGHVPMHKIKENMERQIEKCHNAPFYTLGPLVTDIAPGYDHITSAIGAAQIGWLGTAMLCYVTPKEHLALPDKEDVRVGVITYKIAAHAADLAKGHPGAQVRDNALSKARYEFRWKDQFDLSLDPERAQTYFRAGRHIDGEYCTMCGPNFCAMRLSRELGKKKE, via the coding sequence ATGAAACCAAGAATAAAATTCCCTCGTTCCGAGAAAGTATATCTGCCGGGAACGTTATATCCCGAACTTCGCGTAGCTATGCGCAAAGTGGAACAAGTGCCCAGTATGACCTTTGTCAATGGAGAGAAAGTGATTAGTCCCAACCCGGACATTTACGTCTACGACACCAGCGGTCCTTTCAGCGATCCCGACATTGAGATAGATCTCAAAAAGGGATTACCCCGCCTGCGCGAACCCTGGATACTGCATCGCAATGATGTGGAGCAGTTGCCGGAGATTACTTCCGAGTACGGCCGTATGCGTCGTGACGACAAGTCGCTCGACCACCTGCGGTTTGAACACATCTCATTGCCCTATCGTGCCAAGCAAGGCAAATGCTGCACACAGATGTACTATGCCAAACAAGGCATCATCACTCCTGAAATGGAATATGTGGCTATTCGTGAAAACATGAATTGCGCCGAATTAGGGATAGACACACATATCACTCCTGAATTTGTCCGCCGGGAAATTGCGGAAGGACGTGCCTTGCTCCCTGCCAACATCAATCATCCCGAAGCCGAACCGATGATTATAGGCCGTAACTTCCTTGTGAAAATCAACACGAACATTGGCAATTCGGCTACCACTTCGAGCATTGATGAAGAAGTGGAAAAAGCACTTTGGAGTTGTAAATGGGGCGGTGACACCCTAATGGACCTATCGACCGGAGCAAACATCCACGAAACCCGGGAGTGGATCATCCGCAACTGTCCGGTTCCCGTAGGTACGGTTCCCATTTATCAGGCGTTGGAAAAGGTGAACGGCAAAGTAGAGGAACTTACCTGGGAACTCTATCGGGACACGCTGATTGAACAATGCGAGCAAGGTGTGGATTATTTCACCATACACGCAGGTATCCGCCGCCACAACGTACATTTGGCGGACAAACGCCTGTGCGGCATCGTGAGCCGCGGCGGAAGCATTATGAGCAAATGGTGTCTGGTGCACGACCGCGAAAGTTTCCTGTACGAGCATTTTGATGATATCTGCGATATATTGGCGCAATACGATGTGGCGGTATCCTTAGGTGACGGTTTACGTCCCGGCTCCACATACGATGCCAATGATGAAGCGCAGTTTGCAGAACTCGACACCATGGGCGAACTGGTGCTTCGTGCCTGGGCAAAGAATGTGCAGGCCTTCATCGAAGGTCCCGGACACGTGCCCATGCACAAGATTAAGGAAAATATGGAACGCCAGATAGAAAAGTGCCACAACGCTCCTTTCTATACGCTGGGGCCGTTGGTTACGGACATCGCTCCGGGCTACGACCATATCACCTCTGCTATCGGTGCGGCGCAAATCGGTTGGCTGGGTACGGCCATGCTGTGCTACGTCACCCCCAAAGAGCACCTTGCATTGCCCGACAAGGAAGATGTACGCGTAGGAGTTATCACCTATAAGATAGCCGCCCACGCCGCCGACCTTGCCAAAGGACATCCCGGTGCGCAAGTACGCGACAACGCGTTGAGCAAGGCGCGTTATGAGTTCCGTTGGAAAGACCAGTTCGACCTCTCGCTCGACCCGGAACGCGCACAGACTTATTTCCGGGCAGGACGCCATATAGACGGAGAATACTGCACGATGTGCGGCCCTAACTTCTGTGCAATGCGGTTGTCAAGGGAATTGGGAAAGAAAAAAGAATAA